The Thalassotalea sediminis genome includes the window TACTTTTGGTAAGGTTCTCAAACCAGCAAGTTTTGATGATCTGTTAAAAGGTATTACAACTGGCAGCTTGGATAGTAGTTCATTCATTACTCGTATGTGGCGAGGCCAAGGTGATTTAGATTGGCCTGTACACAGTTCTGGCTACAGAAGAATTGAACCATCTTCAGACGAAAGCTTGGCTCGTTATGAAGAAAGGCTTTTACTGCAAGCTACTCATAAAGGTTATCGTTTCCATGAAGGTAGAGAGCTTTCCGATATGGAGCTTCTGGCACGTTTACAGCATCATGGTGCAGCAACTCGTTTAGTTGATACAAGCCGAAATGCATTAGTCGCTCTTTGGTTTTGTTGTGTTTCGGAGCCAAATAAAACTGGTTCGTTAATTGGTGTACATACTGATTATCTTGGTGGGTATGAAGGTGAACCAGAGTTAGCTCCCTATAAAGAAGTAATAAGTGTGTTAGAAGAAATCGACCATCCCGTAACATGGGAACCACCATCGGTTACAAGGCGCATAGCCGCACAGCATTCTCAATTTTTGTATAGCAAAGTAGTAAAAGACAAATGGGGTAGCTTAGCGCTACCAAAAGAAGAAGGTGTTACTGCCATCTACGCTATTAGCCCTTCCCTAAAAGAACAGGCTCTTACAATTCTTCAGGAAGCATTCGATATTCGCCATTTAACGTTATTCCCTGATTTAGATGGTTTTGGTCAAGCTAATAGCCATGAAAAATATGAATTCTACAATAACAGATGGTAAAGCCTAACAAGTCGTTTAAAAGGACAAAAAACAGTTGGCTTTTGCTCCTTCGTCGCTAATTTTAGCCAACAATTAAAAGCCCCTGAATGGGGCTACATGGACTCCCCCGATTGTCAAAGAATTCACTTTGATAATTAGCTATAAGACTGCACCTCTACATTCGGCCTATTCGTTGAGTGTTTCACTCGGACCAAGATGAGTATTCGCTTGGAAACGTGTCTTATTCGTTAGACGAGCTCTTAAAGCTCACCCCAATTCAACAGACTTTAGCTTCCTCGGTCTGAACTAATTGTCATCAGTGCCTTCGCAGGACTCGGTTGGAAACCTTTTGTGTAATATACAGCTGTGTATTACATGTTTATGTTTTTTCTTACTACGCATTAAGCAACGACTTTATAATCTTCTTTTTTAACCATCAACGTCCAAATCAATCGCGCATTTCTTGCCGCCAACGCGACGGCGGCTCTTAAGTAACCGCGTCGAGTGATTAACTCTCTGACCCAACAACTCACTTTATCTTGTTTGTCTCTAAGGTTGGCCATGACTGCTCTCGCACCGTGAATTAAACACATGCGCAGGTATTTATCACCTCGCTTGGTAATGCGACCGAGCCGAATTTTTCCTCCTGTAGTGAACTGGCGAGGAACTAAGCCTAACCAAGCACAGAACTGGCGGCTGTTTTTAAATAGTCGAGGGTCAGGCACATTGGCTGATACGGCCGTGGCTACTTGCTCAC containing:
- a CDS encoding FRG domain-containing protein; the encoded protein is MKIINSDTFGKVLKPASFDDLLKGITTGSLDSSSFITRMWRGQGDLDWPVHSSGYRRIEPSSDESLARYEERLLLQATHKGYRFHEGRELSDMELLARLQHHGAATRLVDTSRNALVALWFCCVSEPNKTGSLIGVHTDYLGGYEGEPELAPYKEVISVLEEIDHPVTWEPPSVTRRIAAQHSQFLYSKVVKDKWGSLALPKEEGVTAIYAISPSLKEQALTILQEAFDIRHLTLFPDLDGFGQANSHEKYEFYNNRW